One window of the Magnolia sinica isolate HGM2019 chromosome 19, MsV1, whole genome shotgun sequence genome contains the following:
- the LOC131235617 gene encoding germin-like protein 9-3 — protein MHDNATNPTQAPLLFRSSITHQNTSYHRTMASNILSHTLFLLVTTMATYHMAYASDPDITSDFIIPANRNSVNGTFFTFTGMRAPLRVGLPKAFNVTKASLTQFPALDGQSVSYALLQYPSKGVNPPHTHPRAAELLLVIAGCLEVGFVDTTNKLYTQTLQTGDMFIFPKGLVHYQYNAHSDSPATAISAFGSANAGTVSIPSTIFATGIDDGILATAFKTDIQTVQKLKAGLAPPKA, from the coding sequence ATGCATGACAATGCAACAAATCCAACACAAGCACCCCTCCTTTTCCGATCTTCAATCACACACCAGAACACATCATATCATCGAACCATGGCCTCAAACATTCTCAGCCACACCTTGTTCTTGCTAGTAACCACCATGGCCACATATCACATGGCCTATGCAAGTGACCCAGACATCACATCCGATTTCATCATCCCAGCGAACAGGAACTCTGTCAACGGAACCTTCTTCACCTTCACCGGCATGCGCGCTCCACTCCGAGTGGGCTTGCCCAAAGCCTTCAACGTCACGAAAGCAAGCCTGACCCAGTTTCCCGCCCTAGATGGCCAGAGCGTCTCGTACGCTCTCCTCCAGTATCCATCTAAAGGCGTCAATCCTCCCCACACGCATCCCCGCGCAGCCGAACTACTACTTGTCATCGCAGGCTGCCTCGAGGTAGGATTCGTCGACACAACAAACAAGCTCTACACTCAAACACTCCAAACGGGGGACATGTTCATCTTCCCCAAGGGACTTGTGCACTACCAGTACAATGCCCACTCTGATAGTCCAGCCACTGCCATCTCTGCCTTTGGAAGCGCCAATGCTGGGACGGTGTCTATCCCTAGCACCATCTTCGCCACTGGCATTGACGACGGGATCCTCGCCACAGCTTTCAAGACTGACATTCAAACCGTTCAAAAGCTCAAGGCTGGACTTGCACCACCCAAGGCCTAA